One genomic region from Oncorhynchus gorbuscha isolate QuinsamMale2020 ecotype Even-year linkage group LG13, OgorEven_v1.0, whole genome shotgun sequence encodes:
- the LOC123994178 gene encoding D(1) dopamine receptor-like encodes MDLTNDTTVITDSDLLDDDSTRILTGCFLSLLILSTLLGNVLVCAAVTKCRHLRSKVTNFFVISLAVSDLLVAVLVMPWKAVTEVAGFWPFGSFCDTWVAFDIMCSTASILNLCVISVDRYWAISSPFRYERNMTPKVAFVMISVAWTLSVLISFIPVQLSWHKAQTFTSTSITTSTTTPYGLQAPPDSSNPVRDNNTHQAPRDWDNCHFSLNRTYAISTSLISFYIPVIIMVVTYTQIYRIAHRQIRCLSTLERAAESAKNRHNSMAEGGGESSLSESESSFKMTFKRETKVLKTLTLIVGVFVCCWLPFFILNCMVPFCEPSPRGAAASFTCISPTMFDVFVWFGWANSSINPIIYAFNPDFRKAFSILLGCHRFCPGGHGMGAFSLNKK; translated from the coding sequence ATGGATCTTACAAATGACACCACGGTCATCACAGACAGCGACTTATTGGATGACGACTCAACCCGCATCCTGACTGGCTGTTTCCTCTCGCTGCTCATCCTCTCCACGTTGCTCGGCAACGTCCTTGTGTGTGCCGCCGTCACCAAGTGCCGTCACCTGCGTTCCAAAGTCACCAACTTCTTTGTGATCTCGTTGGCCGTCTCCGACCTCCTAGTCGCAGTACTGGTGATGCCGTGGAAGGCCGTGACGGAGGTCGCAGGTTTCTGGCCATTTGGCTCGTTCTGCGACACTTGGGTGGCGTTCGACATCATGTGCTCCACAGCGTCCATCTTGAACCTGTGTGTGATCAGCGTGGACCGTTACTGGGCAATATCCAGCCCGTTCCGCTATGAGAGGAACATGACTCCTAAAGTGGCGTTTGTGATGATCAGCGTGGCCTGGACGCTCTCCGTCCTCATCTCCTTCATCCCCGTCCAGCTCAGCTGGCACAAAGCCCAGACCTttacctctacctccatcactacctcCACAACCACCCCCTACGGCCTCCAGGCCCCCCCAGACTCCTCTAACCCTGTTAGGGATAACAACACACATCAGGCCCCCCGGGACTGGGACAACTGTCACTTCAGCTTGAACCGGACCTACGccatctctacctctctgatCAGCTTCTATATCCCAGTGATCATCATGGTGGTCACCTACACCCAGATCTACCGTATCGCCCACCGTCAGATCAGATGCCTCTCCACCCTAGAACGAGCCGCAGAGAGCGCCAAGAACCGACACAACAGCATGGCAGAAGGCGGCGGAGAATCCAGTCTCTCCGAATCAGAGAGCTCGTTCAAGATGACGTTCAAACGGGAGACAAAGGTCCTGAAGACGCTGACTCTGATCGTGGGCGTGTTCGTGTGCTGCTGGCTGCCCTTCTTCATCCTGAACTGCATGGTGCCGTTCTGTGAGCCTTCGCCCCGCGGTGCCGCCGCCTCCTTCACCTGTATCAGCCCcactatgtttgatgtgtttgtgtggttcgGGTGGGCCAACTCTTCCATCAACCCCATCATATACGCCTTCAACCCAGACTTCCGCAAAGCATTCTCTATCCTCCTGGGCTGCCACAGATTCTGTCCCGGAGGTCACGGCATGGGCGCGTTCAGTCTCAATAAGAAGTGA